The following proteins are encoded in a genomic region of Sorangiineae bacterium MSr12523:
- a CDS encoding OmpA family protein — MKRLTILPTLGYSVFALLVSGCVSSGKYDTAVKNAENARNELRHVMQTDRVQIDDLKRRYNEADSERTQLRGEVERLGSSADSLAAEKGSLSSQLSDMRRAHSAAEARALLYRALALRFKRMIDAGDLSIVLRDGRMVLRLPNDVLFESGQVDIKPRGQTALKQIAMALKGIAGRQFQVAGHTDNVPIDTARFPSNWELSTARGVEVVRFLVAQGVAPGALSAAGYGEFEPITSNDDAGGRARNRRIEITLQPNVDEMIAIPENK, encoded by the coding sequence ATGAAGCGATTGACCATTCTCCCGACCCTCGGGTATTCCGTTTTCGCTCTGCTCGTCTCGGGTTGCGTCTCCTCGGGGAAGTACGATACCGCGGTGAAGAATGCCGAGAATGCACGCAACGAGTTGCGGCATGTCATGCAGACGGACCGCGTGCAAATCGATGATCTCAAACGGAGGTACAACGAGGCCGACTCCGAACGCACGCAGTTGCGCGGCGAGGTGGAGCGACTCGGATCGTCTGCAGACTCCCTCGCGGCTGAAAAGGGATCGCTTTCGTCCCAACTGAGTGACATGCGGCGAGCACACAGCGCCGCCGAAGCGCGCGCGCTCCTCTACCGGGCCCTCGCGCTGCGTTTCAAAAGGATGATCGACGCTGGCGATCTGAGCATCGTCTTGCGCGATGGACGCATGGTACTGCGGCTGCCCAACGACGTCCTCTTCGAGTCGGGGCAAGTGGATATCAAGCCGCGCGGCCAGACCGCCTTGAAACAAATTGCCATGGCGCTGAAGGGCATCGCGGGGCGCCAATTCCAAGTTGCCGGTCACACCGACAATGTACCCATCGATACCGCACGCTTCCCCTCCAATTGGGAACTATCCACGGCACGCGGCGTGGAGGTGGTCCGCTTTCTCGTCGCTCAGGGGGTCGCTCCGGGGGCACTCTCCGCGGCGGGTTACGGCGAATTCGAGCCGATCACGTCGAACGACGACGCAGGCGGGCGAGCCCGCAACCGGCGCATCGAAATCACGCTACAGCCCAACGTCGACGAGATGATCGCCATACCGGAAAACAAGTGA
- a CDS encoding TIGR00730 family Rossman fold protein: MTTVPRERALAEIGRAHADWPSVWPSSTPDPAERRLLEGPHARHQELRQALRIFIECIRGFRVLHFVGPCVTVFGSARFDAAHPYYALGEELGARLAQTGFTVMTGGGPGLMEAANRGAKRVGGRSIGCNIRLPHEQKPNPYLDRMLEFRYFFVRKLMLVKYSYAFVALPGGFGTLDEIFEIAVLIQTGKVREFPLILMGVEFWKPFVTMLRERLLPAGTIDPEDIRRITVTDSPAEAAAIVREAAIGKFGLEYRSPVRRRWYLGER; this comes from the coding sequence GTGACCACCGTACCCCGCGAACGTGCGCTCGCCGAGATCGGGAGGGCCCATGCGGACTGGCCGTCCGTTTGGCCGTCGTCCACACCCGATCCGGCCGAGCGACGGCTTCTCGAGGGGCCACATGCGCGCCACCAGGAGCTGCGGCAGGCGCTCCGTATCTTCATCGAATGCATTCGCGGCTTCCGCGTCCTTCATTTCGTGGGACCGTGCGTTACCGTCTTCGGCTCTGCGCGCTTCGATGCTGCGCATCCCTATTATGCGCTCGGCGAAGAATTGGGAGCTCGGCTCGCGCAGACCGGCTTTACCGTGATGACCGGCGGCGGTCCGGGGCTCATGGAGGCGGCCAATCGCGGCGCCAAGCGGGTTGGCGGCCGTTCCATTGGATGCAATATACGTTTGCCCCACGAGCAAAAACCCAATCCGTACCTCGATCGGATGTTGGAGTTTCGGTACTTCTTCGTTCGGAAATTGATGCTCGTCAAATATTCGTATGCCTTCGTGGCGTTGCCCGGGGGCTTCGGGACGCTGGATGAAATCTTCGAAATAGCTGTGCTGATTCAGACGGGCAAAGTGAGGGAGTTCCCCTTGATTCTCATGGGGGTCGAATTCTGGAAACCTTTCGTCACGATGCTGCGCGAGCGGCTCCTACCTGCCGGAACCATCGACCCGGAGGATATCCGCCGCATCACTGTGACCGATTCGCCGGCGGAAGCGGCCGCCATCGTCCGTGAGGCGGCGATTGGCAAGTTTGGACTCGAATACCGCTCGCCCGTTCGCCGTCGCTGGTACTTGGGGGAAAGGTGA
- a CDS encoding universal stress protein, protein MNPVRHILLATDFSPASERALASAIELAERFDAKLTLVHVLEPAPYPHAIGLPMPLPVEAFNGRRQGAIHHLESTVQEVRKRVPNAHALFCDGTAWRTIVAAAKEVHADIIVVGSHGRRGIPHRLLGSVAERVVRLSPVPVLTVHGFWFEDRVQAGRELAAALESLRAQSPAVVAISPGGIVVGTEVARILGASFDVLLTDRLTSEGFTLGAACEGGLTHFAPGAVQKAVAAENRDHLLTDTREKLEHDATKIRGTASLGDLWRRTVVVVSDAFLDPWRPLVAADALAKLGPDRLVFAAPVASDEALAELKTRFPDAVVLHRLHAHADASAAYRDFSAPSAHRLTQCIRATEVVAA, encoded by the coding sequence ATGAACCCCGTTCGACACATCCTGTTGGCCACCGATTTTAGCCCGGCGTCCGAACGCGCGCTCGCAAGCGCCATCGAGCTCGCTGAAAGGTTCGACGCGAAGCTCACGCTCGTGCACGTGCTGGAGCCAGCCCCCTACCCGCACGCCATCGGCCTTCCGATGCCACTCCCCGTCGAAGCGTTCAACGGTCGCCGGCAGGGCGCGATCCATCACCTCGAGTCGACCGTGCAGGAGGTTCGCAAGCGCGTTCCCAACGCCCATGCGTTGTTCTGCGATGGAACCGCATGGCGCACCATCGTGGCCGCCGCCAAGGAGGTGCATGCCGACATCATCGTCGTGGGCTCGCATGGTCGCCGCGGCATTCCCCATCGTCTTTTGGGAAGTGTGGCGGAGCGGGTGGTTCGGCTGTCGCCGGTCCCCGTGCTCACCGTCCACGGATTTTGGTTCGAGGACCGCGTGCAGGCAGGCCGCGAGCTTGCGGCCGCCCTCGAGTCGCTGCGGGCGCAATCGCCTGCAGTCGTTGCCATCTCCCCGGGTGGCATCGTCGTGGGGACCGAGGTCGCGCGCATCCTCGGGGCCTCCTTCGATGTGCTCCTCACGGATCGCCTCACGTCGGAAGGTTTCACGTTGGGAGCGGCCTGCGAGGGCGGCTTGACCCACTTCGCCCCTGGCGCCGTGCAAAAAGCGGTGGCCGCGGAGAATCGAGACCACCTCCTCACAGATACGCGGGAAAAGCTCGAACACGACGCGACGAAGATCCGGGGCACGGCGTCGCTGGGCGATCTCTGGCGGCGTACGGTCGTCGTCGTGAGCGACGCCTTCCTCGACCCGTGGCGTCCCCTGGTCGCGGCCGACGCGCTGGCGAAGCTCGGGCCGGACCGCCTCGTCTTCGCGGCCCCCGTAGCCTCTGACGAAGCGCTTGCCGAGTTGAAAACGCGCTTCCCGGACGCGGTGGTCCTTCACAGGTTGCACGCGCACGCGGACGCGTCGGCCGCATACCGCGACTTCAGTGCCCCGAGTGCGCACCGCCTCACGCAATGCATCCGCGCGACCGAGGTGGTCGCGGCGTGA
- a CDS encoding dephospho-CoA kinase, which translates to MLDIKQDLQRGEAYASRALTGMVTLIETHISWVFVLERDVFKVKKPVDFGFLDFRILAQRKAMCEAEVRLNARLAPDVYIGVVPIRVDANGMAYLGDAGDIVDWAVHMRRLPDAFRADALLAAGNLDVTAIDAIAKRIAGFHAGLGVDPSAAHFGAPSTIERNLEENFAQTRATLERYLDAAQADELVRWQRAFLRGHTALFEERVRQGRVRDGHGDLRLEHVYLESAAITILDCIEFNERFRFADVCADIAFLSMDLAGRERVDLAERLLATYARESNDFDLYALVDFYESYRAFVRGKIAALVADDSSVGLESRARAKEDARRYFLLALSADRRPLLLPTVVAVGGLIASGKSTIAERIAAELNAPIVDADRTRKSMLGVAPTQYLPDAAWSGAYDPAFTDRVYAEVLRRAQVVLESGRPVVVDASFRSEQMRGAFRHLAMMHGAPFRFIECDAPKDVCRARLERRRGGVSDGRLAIFDDFCARFEPVIELPSTEHVRIDSTKSMAETMKTLRAELGPGF; encoded by the coding sequence CGTTGACTTCGGCTTCCTCGATTTCAGGATACTCGCGCAACGCAAGGCGATGTGCGAAGCCGAGGTGCGGCTCAACGCGCGGCTCGCGCCGGACGTGTACATCGGTGTCGTGCCGATCCGTGTGGACGCAAACGGAATGGCATACCTGGGTGATGCCGGAGACATCGTGGACTGGGCGGTTCACATGCGACGCCTTCCCGACGCGTTTCGCGCAGACGCTTTGCTCGCGGCCGGAAACCTCGACGTCACGGCCATCGATGCCATCGCGAAACGGATTGCCGGTTTTCACGCCGGCCTCGGTGTCGATCCCTCGGCGGCCCATTTTGGGGCCCCGTCCACCATCGAGCGAAATCTCGAGGAGAATTTCGCCCAGACCCGAGCAACGCTCGAACGCTACCTCGACGCCGCGCAAGCCGACGAGCTGGTTCGCTGGCAGCGGGCATTCCTACGCGGGCATACCGCCCTCTTCGAGGAGCGTGTGCGGCAGGGACGCGTTCGAGACGGTCATGGCGACCTCCGCCTCGAGCATGTTTATTTGGAATCGGCCGCCATTACCATTCTCGACTGCATCGAGTTCAACGAGCGATTCCGATTCGCCGACGTGTGCGCCGACATCGCATTTCTATCCATGGATCTTGCAGGGCGCGAACGCGTCGATTTGGCCGAGCGCCTGCTCGCCACGTATGCGCGCGAGTCGAACGATTTCGACTTGTATGCCCTCGTCGACTTTTACGAGAGCTACCGGGCATTCGTACGCGGAAAGATTGCGGCCCTCGTCGCCGACGATTCGTCGGTCGGCCTGGAATCACGCGCGCGGGCCAAAGAGGATGCTCGACGTTACTTCCTTCTCGCCTTGTCCGCGGACCGCCGGCCGCTCCTTCTCCCCACCGTCGTCGCGGTGGGCGGGCTCATCGCATCGGGAAAAAGCACCATCGCGGAACGTATCGCCGCGGAGCTCAACGCGCCGATCGTCGATGCCGATCGCACCCGCAAGTCGATGCTTGGCGTCGCCCCCACGCAGTACTTACCGGACGCTGCGTGGAGCGGCGCGTACGATCCCGCGTTTACGGATCGGGTCTACGCGGAAGTACTCCGGCGCGCGCAGGTCGTCCTCGAATCCGGACGACCGGTGGTGGTCGATGCTTCGTTTCGCTCGGAGCAAATGCGAGGCGCGTTCAGGCACCTCGCCATGATGCACGGTGCGCCCTTCCGCTTCATCGAGTGCGATGCGCCGAAGGACGTATGCCGCGCGCGGCTCGAGCGGCGGCGCGGCGGCGTTTCCGACGGGCGGCTGGCTATTTTCGACGATTTCTGCGCGCGATTCGAACCCGTCATCGAGCTCCCCTCGACGGAGCACGTGCGCATCGACAGTACGAAATCTATGGCGGAAACCATGAAGACCCTGCGCGCCGAACTGGGGCCCGGCTTCTGA